One window of Chamaesiphon minutus PCC 6605 genomic DNA carries:
- a CDS encoding Uma2 family endonuclease, with amino-acid sequence MTVATKFMSLEEYLNYDDGTDNLYELVNGKLIPMPPESDRNQQVSISLLAYFLQIGLPPQLLRIQVAIAVTGGRATARIPDLTVLSEDLALELRETNRSTILADMPPPTLVVEVVSPNQDKRDYRYKRSEYAARQIPEYWIVDPILAKVTILELVEGLYEEKVYTGEEVIESPQFDRFKLTAQQILTGIM; translated from the coding sequence ATGACTGTTGCAACTAAATTTATGAGTCTTGAGGAGTACCTCAACTATGATGATGGTACGGATAACCTCTACGAACTTGTGAATGGAAAATTAATTCCTATGCCCCCAGAAAGCGATCGAAATCAGCAAGTATCTATTTCTTTGTTAGCTTACTTTTTACAAATAGGACTACCGCCACAATTATTAAGAATTCAAGTTGCAATCGCTGTCACTGGTGGCAGAGCGACGGCAAGAATACCAGATCTGACAGTTCTTTCTGAAGATTTAGCACTGGAATTAAGAGAAACTAATCGATCGACAATTTTAGCAGATATGCCACCACCTACGTTGGTTGTTGAAGTAGTAAGTCCCAACCAAGATAAACGAGATTATCGCTATAAAAGGTCGGAATATGCCGCCAGACAAATTCCTGAATATTGGATTGTCGATCCGATCTTAGCTAAGGTGACAATCTTAGAATTGGTCGAAGGATTGTATGAAGAAAAAGTTTATACGGGCGAAGAAGTTATCGAATCGCCGCAATTCGATCGATTCAAATTAACTGCCCAACAGATTTTAACTGGTATTATGTAA
- a CDS encoding AI-2E family transporter, which translates to MLLGQWLGFLALVLSAYILWQIRQVLLIVFAAILLATALNKLARKLQHKLKLKRPAGVLVAIGIFIAVLVGFFILIVPPFISQFQELTTTKFPQILQSATQWRTNLPSYIPAPLVPYLPDLNDLDRQVQPLVKSVAGQSLSIFSSSLAVILNLLFLVVLTIMLLAQPMAYRQAFVVLFPSFYRQRIDGILSECEVSLGKWFGGALLSTIVVGGLSTVGLLILGIPLALAQGIVAGLFNLIPNVGPTISVVLPMSIALLDEPWKAVAIFIVYFLIQQFESNLLTPYIMAQQVSLLPALTLISQVFFTTFFGFLGLLLAIPLTVVAKIWINAVLIEDILDRWKAPQSRIKRASDRDKLADSYPDPQLETEIVIRSGDGE; encoded by the coding sequence ATGCTACTAGGTCAATGGCTGGGATTTTTGGCTTTAGTTTTGTCTGCATACATATTGTGGCAAATTCGTCAAGTACTTTTAATTGTTTTTGCAGCAATACTCTTAGCCACAGCTCTTAATAAGCTAGCTCGAAAACTTCAGCACAAACTTAAGCTCAAACGTCCAGCAGGCGTCCTAGTAGCGATCGGGATTTTTATTGCTGTGTTAGTGGGCTTTTTTATTCTGATTGTCCCCCCATTTATCAGTCAATTTCAAGAGTTAACTACGACTAAGTTTCCCCAAATTCTTCAATCGGCGACGCAGTGGCGGACGAATCTCCCGTCATACATTCCAGCTCCACTCGTTCCGTACTTACCAGATCTCAACGATCTCGATCGACAAGTGCAACCGCTAGTAAAATCGGTAGCTGGACAATCGCTGAGTATATTTTCTAGTTCGCTGGCTGTCATTCTCAATCTGTTATTCTTGGTCGTGCTGACGATTATGCTCTTGGCGCAACCCATGGCTTACCGTCAAGCATTTGTGGTGCTATTTCCCAGTTTTTATCGCCAGCGAATCGACGGCATTTTATCGGAGTGCGAGGTGTCTTTAGGCAAGTGGTTTGGCGGCGCACTATTGAGTACGATCGTAGTAGGTGGACTCAGTACCGTCGGGTTATTAATATTGGGGATTCCCTTAGCCTTGGCACAAGGTATTGTGGCTGGACTATTTAATTTGATTCCCAATGTCGGGCCGACGATAAGTGTGGTTTTGCCGATGTCGATCGCGTTACTCGACGAACCGTGGAAAGCAGTTGCAATCTTTATTGTTTATTTTCTGATTCAACAATTTGAAAGTAACTTGCTCACGCCATATATTATGGCGCAGCAAGTATCGTTACTTCCCGCCCTAACGTTAATCTCACAAGTCTTTTTTACGACCTTTTTTGGCTTTTTAGGATTATTACTCGCCATCCCTTTAACTGTAGTTGCCAAAATTTGGATTAATGCCGTCTTAATTGAGGATATTCTCGATCGTTGGAAAGCCCCACAGAGTCGGATAAAGCGAGCTAGCGATCGCGACAAACTAGCCGACTCATATCCAGATCCGCAGTTAGAAACAGAAATTGTGATTCGATCGGGGGATGGTGAATAG
- the miaB gene encoding tRNA (N6-isopentenyl adenosine(37)-C2)-methylthiotransferase MiaB, giving the protein MTPIDRSYHITTFGCQMNKADSERMGGILEDMGFQWSDDPFTADLVLYNTCTIRDLAEQKVYSYLGKQTRRKKDNPDLVLIMAGCVAQQEGEALLRRIPELDLIMGPQHANRLEDLLQQVFSGAQVVATEPIHIIEDITKPRRDSSVTAWVNVIYGCNERCTYCVVPNVRGVEQSRTPEAIRAEIKELARQGYKEVTLLGQNIDAYGRDLPGSTVEGRHSHTLTDLLYYIHDIEGIERIRFATSHPRYFTERLIKACTELPKVCEHFHVPFQSGDNDILKAMSRGYTHEKYRRIVDTIRKYMPDASISADAIVGFPGETEEQFERTLELIADVGFDMVNTAAYSPRPNTPAALWANQLSEEIKLDRLQRINHLVSQTAIERSGRYFDRVESVLVEERNAKNTDQVLGRTRGNRLTFFNGDIEELRGKVVPVKITEARAFSLTGDRVTKIE; this is encoded by the coding sequence ATGACTCCGATCGATCGTAGCTATCACATCACCACCTTTGGCTGTCAGATGAATAAGGCTGATTCCGAGCGGATGGGTGGGATACTAGAAGATATGGGATTTCAATGGTCGGACGACCCATTTACAGCAGATCTCGTTCTCTATAATACTTGTACGATCCGCGATTTAGCCGAACAGAAAGTTTATTCCTACTTGGGCAAACAAACCCGCCGCAAAAAAGATAATCCCGACTTGGTGTTGATTATGGCTGGCTGCGTTGCCCAGCAAGAAGGAGAAGCCCTTTTGCGCCGCATCCCCGAACTAGATTTGATTATGGGGCCACAACACGCCAATCGGCTCGAAGACCTATTACAGCAGGTATTTAGCGGTGCTCAGGTCGTCGCTACCGAGCCGATCCATATTATCGAAGATATTACCAAACCGCGTCGCGATAGTAGCGTCACAGCGTGGGTAAATGTTATCTATGGTTGCAACGAACGCTGCACTTATTGCGTGGTGCCTAACGTGCGGGGTGTCGAGCAGTCGCGCACGCCAGAAGCAATTCGGGCAGAAATTAAAGAATTAGCGCGTCAGGGATATAAGGAAGTAACCTTGCTGGGTCAAAATATCGATGCTTACGGACGCGATTTACCCGGCTCTACTGTCGAAGGTCGCCATTCACATACACTCACTGACTTACTCTACTATATTCACGATATTGAAGGGATCGAACGGATTCGGTTTGCAACCAGTCATCCGCGTTATTTTACCGAGCGATTGATTAAAGCTTGTACCGAATTGCCCAAGGTGTGCGAACATTTTCACGTACCATTTCAGTCGGGCGATAACGATATTCTCAAGGCAATGTCGCGGGGTTATACGCATGAAAAATATCGGCGAATTGTCGATACGATTCGTAAGTATATGCCCGATGCGTCGATTAGTGCCGATGCGATCGTCGGATTTCCGGGCGAAACAGAGGAACAATTCGAGCGGACGTTAGAATTAATTGCCGATGTCGGTTTCGATATGGTAAACACGGCGGCTTATTCACCGCGTCCGAATACACCTGCGGCATTGTGGGCTAATCAATTAAGTGAAGAGATCAAACTCGACAGGTTGCAGCGGATCAATCATCTGGTTTCCCAAACGGCGATCGAGCGATCTGGGCGGTATTTCGATCGGGTAGAATCGGTGTTAGTGGAAGAACGCAATGCTAAAAATACCGACCAAGTTTTGGGCAGGACTAGAGGCAATCGGTTGACGTTTTTTAATGGCGATATTGAAGAATTGCGCGGTAAAGTCGTCCCTGTCAAAATTACAGAAGCGCGGGCATTTAGTCTCACTGGCGATAGGGTGACGAAGATAGAATGA
- the pstS gene encoding phosphate ABC transporter substrate-binding protein PstS has protein sequence MLSKNFGRFTTLTAVAVAFFGTQFAAVAQQVTLSGAGATFPQPLYERYTREMRKAHPDIKVNYQAIGSGGGIKQTIAGTVDFGASDAAMTDSQMSQVKGGVLLIPTAGGPVSVAYNLPVKGLKLSNKALSGIFLGKITTWNDPQIAQDNKGLSLPNTALKPVVRADGSGTAFIFTNHVSAISPEFKSAVGASTEPKWSSGFLKGKGNPGVSALVKQTPGAIGFMEYSFALRNGLNSAAVQNGSGRYVAPSLKAANQALADVQFPANFRAFDVNSNQGYPIVGLTWLLIPKNQKTPAKAQAIKTMVRWMLTSGQQFNDDLGYTSIPSSVAARAIEAVESGVK, from the coding sequence ATGTTATCCAAAAATTTCGGTCGCTTTACCACTCTCACCGCAGTAGCAGTAGCATTTTTCGGGACTCAATTTGCAGCGGTGGCGCAACAAGTGACTCTTAGTGGTGCCGGAGCGACTTTTCCTCAACCTTTGTATGAGAGATATACTCGGGAGATGCGGAAGGCTCACCCAGATATAAAGGTTAACTATCAAGCAATCGGTAGTGGTGGTGGAATCAAACAAACGATCGCTGGCACAGTAGACTTTGGCGCGAGCGATGCCGCGATGACCGATAGCCAAATGTCACAGGTCAAAGGTGGGGTATTGTTGATACCGACTGCGGGCGGGCCTGTGTCTGTAGCGTACAATCTTCCTGTCAAAGGTCTCAAACTATCTAACAAAGCGTTAAGCGGAATTTTCTTAGGCAAAATTACGACTTGGAACGACCCCCAAATCGCGCAAGACAACAAAGGTCTTAGCCTCCCCAATACCGCGCTTAAGCCTGTCGTCAGAGCTGATGGTAGCGGTACTGCCTTCATTTTCACCAATCACGTCAGCGCAATTAGCCCAGAATTTAAGTCAGCAGTTGGTGCTAGCACAGAACCCAAATGGTCGTCAGGCTTTTTGAAAGGTAAAGGAAATCCTGGCGTCTCTGCTTTAGTTAAGCAAACTCCTGGCGCAATTGGCTTCATGGAGTATAGCTTTGCGCTCAGAAATGGACTCAACTCGGCTGCCGTTCAAAATGGTAGCGGCAGGTATGTAGCTCCATCACTAAAAGCTGCCAATCAAGCACTAGCCGATGTCCAATTTCCAGCAAATTTTCGCGCATTTGATGTCAATTCCAATCAAGGCTACCCCATTGTCGGCCTAACATGGTTGTTGATTCCTAAAAATCAAAAAACTCCAGCTAAAGCTCAAGCCATCAAGACAATGGTCAGATGGATGCTGACCAGCGGACAGCAATTTAACGACGATCTCGGTTACACTTCCATTCCGAGCAGTGTTGCTGCTCGCGCGATCGAAGCTGTCGAATCCGGCGTGAAATAA
- the pstC gene encoding phosphate ABC transporter permease subunit PstC produces the protein MSSPQHLSAPVPTESILGRRNRPPKTDLADRLFRYLMYAASGISAAILFLMVWTILKHSFPAVQQFGVGFLVSQEWNVTDNKFGALPLIYGTLGSSTISLILAVPIGLSVALVTSEDLLPQRLRTFIAFTIELIAAIPSVIFGLWGFYTFIPLLLPFQQFLHAKLGFIPWFGKEPTGSGLMTAGILLGIMILPTMAAVSREVLLVVPTYLRTGSMALGATRWETIFKVVLPKAFSGIIGAVMLALGRALGETMAVTMVIGNAENISSSLFEPANSIPAILATKFAEADGMHSAALTYLVLILFAITLGVNVGAIGLVRLVERKGKS, from the coding sequence ATGTCTTCCCCACAACACCTATCTGCGCCTGTGCCTACCGAAAGTATCTTAGGTAGGCGCAATCGACCGCCTAAAACCGATCTAGCCGATCGATTATTCCGCTATCTGATGTATGCAGCTAGCGGGATATCGGCGGCTATTCTCTTTCTGATGGTCTGGACGATCCTCAAACATTCATTCCCAGCAGTACAGCAGTTTGGGGTGGGTTTCTTGGTAAGTCAGGAATGGAATGTCACTGATAATAAATTTGGTGCCCTTCCGTTGATTTACGGTACGCTGGGCAGTAGCACGATCTCGCTGATCCTCGCCGTACCGATCGGGTTGTCAGTAGCACTCGTAACGAGTGAAGATCTCCTCCCACAACGGTTGCGAACTTTTATTGCTTTCACGATCGAATTAATTGCGGCTATTCCCAGCGTCATTTTTGGCTTATGGGGATTCTACACCTTCATTCCACTGCTGTTACCATTCCAACAATTTCTCCATGCCAAGTTGGGTTTTATTCCCTGGTTTGGCAAAGAACCTACTGGCTCTGGATTGATGACTGCTGGCATTTTATTGGGCATCATGATTTTGCCGACGATGGCTGCTGTCAGTCGCGAAGTCCTCTTGGTGGTGCCTACTTATTTACGTACTGGCTCCATGGCATTGGGTGCGACACGCTGGGAAACAATTTTTAAAGTTGTTTTACCCAAAGCTTTTTCAGGAATTATCGGTGCGGTAATGTTGGCATTAGGCCGCGCTCTGGGCGAGACGATGGCGGTGACGATGGTCATCGGTAATGCCGAAAACATCAGTTCTTCACTATTTGAACCAGCTAACTCAATTCCCGCTATTTTAGCAACTAAGTTCGCTGAAGCTGATGGTATGCATTCTGCCGCGCTGACTTATTTAGTATTGATTTTATTTGCAATTACTCTGGGTGTAAATGTTGGCGCGATCGGGTTAGTGAGATTGGTCGAACGTAAAGGGAAATCTTAA
- the pstB gene encoding phosphate ABC transporter ATP-binding protein PstB translates to MKEAYPKSNQLETAIQVNNLSFFYGVVRALESINMTIFENHVTAIIGPSGCGKSTFIKALNRIGELEGKVKTEGEVQLYGQNIYHPQVNLNQLRRQVGMVFQKPNPFPMSIYENVAYGVKIGEEKVQRGDLDSIVESSLKGAAIWNEVKDKLHKSALGLSGGQQQRLCIARALAVKPKVLLMDEPCSALDPIATTKIEDLMHSLRNELTIAIVTHNMQQAARISDYTAFFSTDESRIGRMVEFGETKQIFSSPVDSRTNDYVSGRFG, encoded by the coding sequence ATGAAAGAAGCATATCCGAAATCAAATCAATTGGAAACAGCAATTCAAGTTAATAATCTCAGCTTCTTCTATGGCGTGGTAAGAGCATTAGAAAGCATCAACATGACTATTTTTGAAAATCATGTGACTGCTATTATCGGGCCTTCCGGCTGCGGTAAGTCTACTTTTATTAAAGCACTCAATCGGATCGGCGAGCTAGAAGGCAAAGTTAAAACTGAAGGCGAAGTTCAGCTCTACGGCCAAAATATATATCACCCTCAAGTCAACCTCAATCAATTACGCAGACAAGTGGGAATGGTGTTTCAAAAGCCAAATCCTTTCCCAATGAGTATTTATGAAAATGTGGCTTATGGCGTCAAAATTGGGGAAGAAAAAGTTCAGCGAGGAGATCTAGACAGTATTGTCGAATCCTCATTAAAAGGTGCCGCAATCTGGAATGAAGTCAAAGATAAACTGCATAAATCGGCATTGGGATTGTCGGGAGGACAGCAGCAAAGATTGTGTATCGCTCGCGCTCTAGCCGTCAAACCAAAAGTATTGCTGATGGACGAACCTTGCTCGGCACTAGATCCAATCGCGACGACAAAAATCGAAGATCTGATGCACAGCTTACGCAACGAGCTGACGATCGCGATCGTCACCCACAATATGCAACAAGCAGCAAGAATTTCTGACTATACAGCCTTTTTTAGTACCGATGAGAGTCGGATCGGACGGATGGTAGAATTTGGCGAAACCAAGCAAATTTTCTCATCTCCAGTCGATAGTCGTACCAATGATTATGTATCGGGTCGATTTGGCTAG
- the cax gene encoding calcium/proton exchanger, producing MLNLQNILSVFLIFIPVSIAGHFLHWSDPVVFITSALAIIPLAAWMGTATEEIAVVMGPALGGLLNATFGNATELIIALVALNAGLIDVVKASITGSIIGNLLLVMGFSMLLGGLKYKEQTFQPIVARVNASSMNLAVIAMLLPTAVDYTSTGISTDAIQKLSIAVSIVLIGVYGLTLLFSMKTHTYLYDIDADMDLEELADSNLDGETEHGDVNLPLWITVLLGCTLLVAVESEFLVSTLEVATEQLGLTALFTGVILVPIVGNAAEHATAVTVAMKDKMDLSVSVALGSSLQIALFVAPVLVLAGYIMGKPMNLNFNPFELVAVGVSVLIANSISSDGRSNWLEGSLLLAAYVVLGFAFYFHPVIDGIG from the coding sequence ATGCTGAATCTCCAGAATATTTTGTCCGTTTTCCTGATATTTATCCCAGTGTCGATCGCGGGACACTTTCTACATTGGAGCGATCCAGTTGTATTTATCACTTCTGCGCTGGCAATTATCCCCTTGGCGGCATGGATGGGCACCGCGACCGAAGAAATCGCTGTGGTGATGGGGCCAGCCTTGGGTGGGCTGTTAAATGCCACTTTTGGCAATGCTACCGAATTAATTATCGCCCTCGTCGCGCTCAATGCTGGCTTGATTGATGTTGTCAAAGCAAGTATTACTGGCTCGATTATCGGTAACTTGTTATTGGTAATGGGCTTTTCGATGTTGCTCGGTGGTTTGAAATACAAAGAACAGACATTTCAACCGATCGTGGCGAGAGTGAATGCCTCTAGTATGAATCTAGCTGTGATTGCGATGTTATTACCGACTGCGGTAGATTATACATCTACTGGGATCAGTACAGATGCGATTCAGAAACTCTCGATCGCGGTATCGATCGTGTTAATTGGCGTATATGGTTTGACGTTATTATTTTCAATGAAAACTCACACTTATTTATACGACATCGATGCCGATATGGACTTAGAAGAACTCGCTGACTCAAATCTAGACGGCGAGACCGAACATGGAGACGTCAATTTACCGTTGTGGATTACGGTGCTGTTAGGCTGTACGTTATTAGTTGCTGTCGAGTCGGAATTTCTGGTTTCGACGCTAGAAGTTGCGACCGAACAGTTAGGTTTGACGGCATTATTTACTGGGGTAATTTTAGTGCCGATCGTGGGTAATGCTGCCGAACATGCGACGGCGGTAACAGTTGCGATGAAAGATAAAATGGATTTATCTGTATCTGTTGCACTGGGTTCGAGTTTGCAAATTGCCCTATTTGTTGCGCCAGTATTAGTATTAGCAGGATATATTATGGGTAAACCGATGAACCTAAACTTCAATCCGTTTGAATTGGTAGCTGTCGGTGTTTCGGTATTAATCGCCAACTCGATTAGTTCCGACGGTCGATCGAATTGGCTCGAAGGTTCTCTACTATTAGCGGCTTATGTGGTATTGGGTTTTGCTTTCTATTTCCATCCCGTAATTGACGGGATCGGTTAA
- the pstA gene encoding phosphate ABC transporter permease PstA, with protein sequence MNESPRTTNLTTPLSPARSLFDRGMTVLAFCLTIVGILPLISVLWNIIVKGFPGLTATMFTKEIIDDGFANAIVGTLTMVGIASLLSIPIGIATGIYLSEYTPHSKLNRTIRFLTTILTGVPSIVVGIFTYDVIVLTTKQLDAPFFFGRQLFDFNFSYSAVAGGIALAIIMLPIIALTTEEVLKLVPITFRLASSGLGGNKFQTITRIVLPTALPAISTGVLLAIARACGETAPLLFTALYAQYWAENLLSPTASLPVLIFNLYNDPDPVKNQLVWTASLFLLGIVLAINLPTRLLSNRGKQG encoded by the coding sequence ATGAACGAGTCACCAAGAACTACTAATTTAACGACACCTTTATCTCCAGCTCGAAGTTTATTCGATCGGGGGATGACGGTATTAGCGTTTTGCTTAACTATAGTCGGGATACTGCCACTAATCTCCGTATTGTGGAATATTATCGTCAAAGGATTTCCGGGTTTGACAGCCACCATGTTTACCAAAGAAATCATCGATGATGGATTTGCTAACGCCATTGTCGGTACTCTGACCATGGTGGGAATTGCCTCGCTGTTGAGCATTCCGATCGGGATTGCAACTGGCATCTATCTATCCGAATACACACCCCATAGTAAGCTCAATCGGACGATTAGATTTTTGACAACAATTTTGACTGGCGTGCCCTCGATCGTGGTCGGGATTTTTACCTATGATGTCATCGTTTTAACTACCAAACAATTAGATGCGCCATTCTTTTTTGGTCGCCAACTATTTGATTTTAATTTTAGTTATAGCGCAGTTGCGGGGGGCATTGCTTTAGCAATCATCATGCTACCAATTATTGCACTGACAACTGAGGAAGTACTCAAGTTAGTCCCGATTACATTCCGATTGGCGTCCTCTGGACTAGGTGGTAATAAGTTTCAAACTATTACCCGGATCGTTTTACCTACCGCACTACCAGCAATTTCCACTGGGGTATTATTGGCGATCGCTCGTGCCTGCGGCGAGACAGCTCCATTGTTATTTACTGCTTTGTACGCTCAATATTGGGCCGAAAATCTTCTGAGTCCTACGGCTTCGTTACCAGTATTGATTTTTAATTTATACAACGATCCCGACCCAGTCAAAAATCAATTGGTTTGGACGGCATCTTTATTCTTATTAGGAATAGTTTTAGCAATCAATCTGCCAACAAGACTATTATCTAATCGAGGTAAACAAGGCTAA